A section of the Candidatus Palauibacter scopulicola genome encodes:
- the glp gene encoding gephyrin-like molybdotransferase Glp: MNDADWISFDEALALVLDAVSPLETEKVRLSAALGRSLARGVEAVAPHPPWDNSAMDGFAVRIDEVRGASPERPVVLPVSDDIPAGAFPRGPLEPGSVARVMTGAPVPEGATGVVRVEHTDGGADGRVSIFDDADGERHIRFLGEDVQAGDTMVERGEELGAAAVALLATAGCEQVDVGRRPRVGVLANGDELADFDEFEEVRAGRRIMNSNGYALAAQLADSGAEPVPLGIARDDPGDLHRCLARAESCDAIVSAAGVSVGEHDYVKQVLDELGFERAFWRLRMRPGSATVFGRLGGRPFWGVPGNPASALVTYETLVRPAIRKMAGFARPCRRPLRCVAAHDLRGPRHVLSFLRVLVGSAESGALTARLSGAQGSGNLGSMLADGLLAIPVGTDAIGAGDPVDVIPLREWASPA, translated from the coding sequence ATGAACGACGCGGACTGGATCTCCTTTGACGAGGCCCTCGCTCTCGTGCTGGACGCCGTGTCGCCGCTGGAGACGGAGAAGGTCCGGCTCTCCGCCGCCCTCGGCCGCTCCCTCGCACGCGGCGTGGAAGCCGTCGCCCCGCACCCGCCGTGGGACAACAGCGCCATGGACGGATTCGCCGTGCGAATCGACGAGGTCCGCGGTGCGAGCCCGGAACGGCCCGTGGTCCTGCCGGTCTCCGACGACATCCCGGCCGGCGCCTTTCCGCGCGGGCCGCTGGAGCCCGGCTCCGTGGCGCGCGTGATGACGGGGGCGCCCGTGCCGGAGGGCGCCACGGGCGTCGTCCGCGTGGAGCACACGGACGGAGGCGCGGACGGGCGCGTGAGCATCTTCGACGACGCGGACGGGGAGCGGCACATCCGTTTTCTCGGAGAGGACGTGCAGGCGGGCGACACGATGGTGGAGCGCGGGGAGGAACTCGGGGCGGCGGCGGTGGCGCTGCTCGCGACGGCCGGCTGCGAGCAGGTGGACGTGGGCCGGCGACCTCGCGTCGGCGTGCTCGCGAACGGAGACGAACTCGCGGATTTCGATGAGTTCGAGGAGGTGCGGGCCGGGCGGCGGATCATGAACTCGAACGGGTACGCGCTTGCCGCCCAACTCGCGGATTCCGGGGCGGAGCCGGTGCCGCTCGGCATCGCCCGGGACGACCCCGGCGATCTGCACCGCTGTCTCGCGCGGGCCGAATCCTGCGACGCGATCGTCTCCGCGGCCGGCGTGAGCGTCGGGGAACACGACTACGTGAAGCAGGTGCTCGACGAACTCGGTTTCGAACGCGCCTTCTGGCGCCTGCGGATGCGCCCCGGCAGCGCCACCGTCTTCGGCCGGCTCGGCGGCCGGCCGTTCTGGGGCGTACCGGGCAATCCGGCCTCGGCTCTCGTCACGTACGAGACGCTCGTGCGACCGGCGATCCGCAAGATGGCGGGGTTCGCGCGCCCCTGCCGGCGACCGCTGCGGTGCGTCGCGGCCCACGACCTGCGCGGCCCCCGGCACGTGCTCTCGTTCCTGCGCGTGCTCGTCGGATCCGCCGAGTCGGGCGCCCTCACGGCCCGCCTGAGCGGCGCGCAGGGCTCGGGCAACCTGGGGTCCATGCTGGCCGACGGGCTGCTCGCGATCCCGGTCGGGACCGACGCCATC